The window GATGatatgtttcctgtgtttcagaAATGCTGCTGGATGACTTCCTGTTGACCTACCTAGTGTTCATGTCCACCAATGACCTCTGTCAGGCTCTGCTGGGACAATATCCttaccagcaaacacacacatacacatacacatcctTCCAGCTTCCACACTGTACTTCGTTGTCTCCTTGACCACTCTTACCTATAGCAGTGTCCGCTGCAGGGGCCAGGAGGAGGGTAAAGACGCCCTCTTCAGGAAGCGCAAGGTACTGCAGCTGGTATCCCACTGGAGCAGGCTCTACAAGGACTTCCTCAAGGAAGAGGAGCATGTCAGGAGCTTCATGAAGGTACAGAACTACTCGCCTTCATCCAtacatctgtttgtttgttttttatctttcttcTCACACTATCGCTTGTATTTCAATGATTTAATGAGTCTGATCTTCTGGTGTCCTTTCACATGTGTCACTGAAGAGCATGAGAAGTCTCcatcttctttgtctctctgtctcgttCTAAAATTGGGTTTGTTCTTCCTCAACCTCTGTACGACAGGACATCAAGCATTTCGTGGAGAGAGCTGAAGagctttctgtctgcctgcctgtgtgtgtgtttcctgatctttttgtttaaactgtgtttCAGCTTTCTCCCACAGGGgaaccttgttaatgtttttatcTCCTTCTTCTGACAAAGCAAGCTAataagaaagaggaaaaaaacactggctCTTTCATGATGTTTCACATGAGGAATGGCGAAAACACTCATCATATGAGCtctatgttttctttcttccagtACATAGGACATCATGGACAttaaaaaagcacacacagactcttTGTCTCACATTATTATCACATTTCTCATGACCAGTGCAGCGTGTATCCACTGCATCCCTACTATATTTTCACATGGTGGGCTGAATTGGATTTGAATCCCTGTGGCAATCgtgagaaacagacaaacatacacacatcataCGATCACACCTGTCATCCACTCATCCACATGCTCacccacatcaaacacacactcacacaacacgATCACAACTGTAGTCATTCACATGCTCacccacatcaaacacacacgcacactcgcCAATCACTTGTCCCTCCATAACCTGACGGCTCCATTGCTCGGTGCCGGGTTGCTATGGAAACCAAAGTGCGAGGGTTGGCATGGGTATAATCTCATATGGAGTGCGTAACCCAGGTGATAGTTGCCTAGTAACAGAGGAATGAGAGGGGAAATGGGATGGGAGGCTACGGCGGGTCAATGACAGCGATAAGCAGGTGTGTGGcgatatgtgtgtatgtgcacgtgtgtgtggatCCTTGCAAGTTGCCTCATGCTGCTTGCTTATTCTCtaccacgcacacacagacactatAGAGTGTGCCTAGTGACTCATTTAAGTACAAGGTAcggaaaatgtttctttaatgcAACTGACCCACGCAGGATCATTTACATGATACTCAGTAAATGAGCTGCACAGACTTCCTTCTTTTCCTGTCGAGTTTCACTAATAAACAGCAGTGTCTGCGGAAGGCAGCATTTATTGACAGTGtctgaaaacaaactttttggCTACCTACCATAAGCACTGGTAGGGTTAAAGGGTTGCTCCACCCGAATTACAACTCTGGATTCCAAAAATTGTTGGGACATTGTGTAAACATATAcgaaaacagaatgcagtcattttccaaacaaattgtgtttactgacagttttacaaagcATTCCTCAGCCCATGTGGTAACTTCCTTTAttataatcatgtgttcacaaagtggtgaaccttccaccatccttgcttgtgaacgactgagcctttccaggatgctcctttcatacccaatcatgatactctcacctgttaccaatgaacctgtttacctgtggaatgatccaaacagggtGTTCTTGGAGCATTAACAAAATAACTTGGGTGAACCAGTGCTCTACAGTGTAAATGCCTTTTTTAGGCACAATAACTCAGATAAAGTTCATGTGCTATCCTACAGGTGTGTGTAGATTGTTATGACAGGCAGCTAGTCCAACATCTGTTTGCTATGGAGCCAGTGTAGAGTGATGGTTACAAACTGAGCTGGTGGATAGCAGCACCAAAATCTGAAAACATATAAAGACCAAAGGCAAGGCATTCAAAAGTTATTCCTGCAGCCAGTTACCAGCCTTTCTGATCATCAATCAGCAAGAGCTAACATGAGATTGCTGCTGAGCTTTCATGAATCATggtttccttttctctctctctttcagaccCTGTACAGGTGTGTTTTAGAAGATCTGTATGAGTTTCCTACATTGGAGAAAGACCTGAAGGAGTTTCAGAAACTTCTACGTCGCAGACAGtaagtgtgtttgttctttgtaTTCAATATAACTAATAGCTAAAGATtaaatattctttttatttttctatcacTACCTGCATCCCTCCTTACTGttgcttgtttctttctgttagcACTGTGGAAGACTGCCCTCCAAACCAGAAGGTACgtcagagagaggggggatggTAGATAAGAGGGAATATTAGCTACATCCACATTGCTTCACACTGTTTGCTGAGTTTTTCCAGTCAAATCAGTATAGTTCCTGATTGTGTCAGCCAATGTTGAGTACCAATTCTTGTACTTGAATTGGTCATTTATGACAATATACCATGAACTTAGACAGAAAGAGTCATGACATTAAACCATACAGTAGACTGTCTATTGTACAATAAGGTGCTTAAGCCCATAAAGGTTCAATTGTAATAAATTAATCTGAGCTGTATAGTACAGATACAGATGCTACAGATGTTATCAGTGCATCACTATATTCGGTGAAGTCTAAATAGTGTATTATACATCACTGTgtttcttctgctctctctctgtcagagtAAACAAATGTATCAGCAGCTGAGTTTGAAGGAGAACGTTTTGCAACTCCGAAGTCCATCGACTGAGACTCGAGAGGGTGAGTAACAGACACaaatgcgtgcacacacacatttgtacaacacaaacaaactgccCAAGACTGTGCATAATTATGCACAGACTGAGTTTTGCACATGCAAATTACTTAAATACagtgtgttgcatttttctgtctgcttcagtACTTGACAAAAGTGAACTGAAGTCTCTCTCTGTAAATACTTGAGTTGTTTTTGCATCTGCTTCATTGTTACTTTACAGCATTTCAGTCCTTCTGTTTTAGCAATTTTGCTGCTCTATGAACATTTTCTATGTGCTTCTAGTTAtctgttgtgtgtatgtgagcgcTGACTCCTACCTGAGCGTCCACACGCACCCCTCAATGGAGGCCCATGAGCTGCTGAGGATTGTCGGTCTGAAAATGGACCGAGCAGAAGAAGACATGGTGCTTGCTGTAGCGTCACACACtggaggtacacacacacacatacacacaatcacacaaagaaatgcatgAAGATAAACGTTGACAATGCTCATTTTCTACACCAGTGCTTCCCACCCTTTTCTGTCTGAAGTAGCCCCCACAGCCCTGTCAGATGAGTCAAGTCCTCCCTCATCTGGAAACTGAGTGTTATTGAACACTATTTATTACATAAAAATCAATattgttgcagtattttttaaatacaattgaatagtcattgttttggttggttggtttcATTTATCCATTACCTATGGCTATAACTAAACATGTCACCGTTTATTGATTACATTTTGCTAACATTAActatttaaacagtttattctGTACTCTTCGCTCACGTCACCATTTTAACCGTTTATTCAATTCTTTTAGATAACATCATTATTTCaagtgtttattcatttcttctAGTTAGTTTTTACTTGTATCTGTTTTAACCATTTTTCCATTACTTGCCTAACTGTTTAGACTTCTCAGCTTGCATAGCTACCTAGTTTTCATGCGCTCTCATTCACGACAGTGTTCAGGTGTTACAACTGACAGGAGggtttttaaaatcacattgtaatttctgtttttttttttaaataagatgATTAAATGAGCTACTCTACAGTCATCCCCCTTGGAAACTGCCAAAGTACAAACACTCGTGGTTGGGAATCACTGTTCTACCCTCTTGGCtctaaattattattatctctctcactctctctccattttttcTGTATATATCTGTCTCTACAGAGCGGAGGGTGTTACAGCCCAGCGACTGCGTGTATTCAGAGTCTCTGACCCCACAGGGAAAGCTCATGGCCTGTCGCAGGGATCTCACTGAGATTTTGGTATGTAAATGGTTCTGTGTGTGCGTCGTCCTTTTCGAGCACTCCAGTTTTTCATAAGCATTGAGGCTAAAGATGCAGCTTGCAGGTTTAAAGCAAACCACCACCTCTCAAAGATGTGATCATTTGGGCATTTGTTGCCTCTGATATCGTTGGTAGCCTCTGTATCATCTTCTTGCTAAATCAggcatgaaaatgaatattctaaTTCCCCAGCTGACATATTTCACAGTGTTACGATGAGTCATGCATTATAAGCAAGCCAGAAAGGCTCAGGCCAGGTGATTATTATTAACTCGGACTCAGTAGGAGGGAAGAGGTGCAGAGCGTTGTTCTGTgatggcttgtttttttttcagttgtgaaTCATTGTACCAACTGCAGTTCTATGGAATCTACTGTCCAACCAGTAGGCTGCTTGGCGTGTACTGTCCTAACtttcctttgtgtgtgcagcctcCTTTAACAGACAGTGCTGAGCTAAGCAGGAGGCCGGTGCGACTCTTAGGTATTAACACCTGGGATGTGGCAGCTGCTCTCACACACCTGGACTGGAGCCTCTTTAAATCCATCCACGAGGTACatactcacaaacacacacgcacacaaatgcatgcatatgGTGGTGCACATAGAGTAGAATAAATTCATATTCGTGACAGATGAGTACAGAAAGTCTTCTTGCAGGTGAGCTGTCCGCAAAAAATTGTTCTGTGCTTCCCCATTTTAAAACGATTCAGCAAATCATCCAAAAAAAGATAAATCGATGGCGTCTTTCACTCACACTCTTGCCTCCCTCCACATGCAGCAGGAGCTGGTGTACTACACCCTCAGCCGTGCTCCTGGTACGGGCCACACGGCGGCGCTCTCAGTCCTGCTCCAGCGCTGTAACGAGGTCCAGCAGTGGGTCATGTCCGAGGTGCTCATGTGTGTATCGCTCAACAAGAGGGTACAGCTGCTCAAGAAGTTCATCAAGATTGCAGCTCAgtacgaacacacacagatcatcagaaacacacacaaataaaagcgCATGTATTAAACTCTTCAAGATTTCTATGCATTaacatttttgtgtatttttagttGTAAAGCCCAAAGAAATTTGAACTCTGCGTTTGCCATTATCATGGGTCTCAACACGGCAGCTGTCAGCCGACTCAACCAAACCTGggaggtgagtgtgtgcgttGTTGCATTTAGTGCATTTGTACGCATGCATTTTAGGTCAAATTCTGACCAAATGCCTTCCTTTCAGAAATGTCCCGGAAAGTTCAAGAAGCTTTTCTCAGAGTTGGAGCTCATCACGGTGAGACTTACTCAACAGATGCAGAGATAGACACCATGAAATACGTTCTTCTTTCAATTTGATAATGAAATCTTGaaatctcttctctttttccaaTCTGTTCCTTTcacactgtttcctctctttctccacctgtCCACCATCTTCCTTCAGGATCCATCTCTGAATCACAAAGCCTATAGGGAATCCTTCAAGAGGATGAAACCTCCCAAGATCCCTTTCATGCCTCTTCTCCTGAAAGGTATCCCCTCTAACCcctccacacacgcacgcacgcacgcatgcacacatattgTTTTTGGTGAATGAGCCCTTAATATACTTTTCCCCTGCTTTTAGATATCACCTTTATCCATGAGGGAAACAAGACCTTCCACGACAACCTGGTCAACTTTGAGAAGttggtgagtgtttgtgtttcaaaatgacacaacaaAGGCCACATATTAACTGAATGAGGCAACTGTTACGCTGTCAACAGGTGACtgatttaaatggaaaatgggatataaatattttaatttatgtAGCACTTTcttcaaagcactttacaattTGGCTCTCAttcacccatgcacacacactcacacaccgatggcaGAGAGCTACCGTGCAAAGTGCTGGTCTAACCAGCGGGAGCAATTTGGGGCTCGGTTTCTCACCCAAGGACATGAAGGAGGGAAGGATTCAACTGCCAACCCTGCGATTAACGGACAGCCAGCTCTGCCtactgagccacagctgctgccATCAGACGTTTGTTTCACAGTAATTAATAAGGACTGCTTGTCTCCAAAAAGAGTTTTTACAAGTTGGGAAAAGAAGAGGCAAAGATCAGTCACAAtcaggtgctgctgtgtgagaaaGCTCACCGCTGCACTGCAGGTCAGACACAGGCTGAAGTTACTATGACAAGCAGgacacacattttacacagtagagtctgcagtgaaaaagccAAGGATGTTATTACTGTAGTTATTTAGCAAGGCTCTTCATGCAAAGAGAATTTAATGGCATCCATGTTGCTTAAATTCTGTGTTGCCTTCATTAAAGCTATATCGAAGATAATCCAACCTGTTTCAAGAGAGCTAGTAATAATTCGTAGTAGTGTAATGGGAGCAATGTGTAAGGTCAACGAGTAGAAAACTGTTGCAGGAGGCAGTGATCAATAATGAATGTTACAGAGCAATAagttgactgactgattgattatATTTTTGTTCTGATGTTTACTTTCACCTCAGTGCatcatcactgaaaatgaaactgttgaATGTTCACAGTTATATTtccatgaaaaacagaaacattcatttGGTGATAGCTGACTTAGCAGCGGCGCCTCATTGTGAATTGAAACCAGAGATATTATTCATCTTGTTATTTAGTGCTATGGAGCAATACAAACCTGCCTTAGAATATTAGATCTTGGTTGATTGATATTGCACAGATGTAACATGTCTTCTTTCAAACCAACAGCACATGATTGCAGACACAGTGAGAATGATTCGCCACTGCCAAAGCGACCAGCCAGGTGAGCCGTCTCACTTCTTCAGTTGCTACAATGGTCCTAAAATCACAAATTATAACATCAGTTTCAAGGGCTCTTCAGGTCTTCAGTCTCCCCTCTTATGACGGTTACTGTTGGATGAAGTATTGATGTTTGGATGCATTCATCGTGAGGAATGTACTGCCACCTGCAGCTGAGTTAGTGTACAGCACCTGTACCTGAGCCCCACTCACTTTTCTCTTACAGTTTCCAAGCAACCATTTCCAGACAGTCTTTTGCTCTCTTTGTATGGCCATAATACAGTCTGTGTTCgtagcaaatgtgtgtgttctcgaATCCAGCAGAAAGCTCTTCTGTGCTACTAATGTGcctgttttgtgtctgtctcgTAGGCAACGAGGTAATTGGGGTCGACAGTGCGGAGGTGAGGGCGAGCGTTCACTACCTGCACATTATCGACAATCAGCAGACGCTTTTCGAACTGTCACACAAACTGGAGCCACgcgcataaacacacacacacacacacacacacacacacacacacattctcactcccatACACACATACCCTCatagacgcacacacaaacagcgcAGTGGAAATGCTAGTGCTGAGTACGTGTGACATAGAGGACGCTTTGCACAGCAAAAagtcacacatgcatacactgcAACAAAATCACAGTACCAGCAGAGGGGCCAAGTGGACAATAAGGTGCCATGTGTTCTGACAAAGCTGCCTCTTCTCTAAAGGCTTTGACACCCAACTTGTGTTCATTAAGGATTTATGAAGTCCGTACATGCTCTGTGAACTTTCTACAGGAAGAGATTCTGCACAGCAAGACAGAGATTTGCCGAACTGAGACAGAGGATAGAGGAGGCTGTAATTAGTTTGTACAGTATCTATTGGACTGAATATGCCCCTGTTTTGTTCCTGTGATGAGCTTTTGGTTATTTATGAGCCTGTTCAGCAGGTGGAATGttcctttatttctgtcataGTCTCATCACCCTCCTCGGAGGTCAACAAGGACTCAATTGCCTTCATCATTTCAGTTACCAACACAAAATCATCTGTAGAGGAGTTAGATTTGTTCACCTTATGGCTACAATCTGTCCAATCGATGGTCGCACATGACTTCATCTGCATATCACATACCTCGTGAAGCATGTACATCCAGAATACATGCCATAGTTATTTCAGTGTATGATGTGGAGCTTTTCTTTGGTTATTGTGTGGTAGCGTACCAAcaccttttctccttttctcacaGAGGTTCTGTCTTTTAACTGAAAGCGCAGAGCCTCACTGAGGGACAGCAGGTGTGACGTTAACAGTGTATTTTGTCTGGCGTGCACTGTGAGAAGCACTGTTCTAGACTCACAGTGATGTGAAACACTGAAGCCCTCCTGACCGTGCCAGAGCTCGACCACTGCTGACGAATAGTgaactgtttttggtttccaTTTTAGAGTCCTGGTTGACTTTTAGCCAAACACTCGTCATGCACTCTTCTCtatgatgtttttgtgtgaataGATAATGAGAATTTTACATTGTATATAATATGGACCTGTACATTTTTCAGTGCCAAATGTCAGATTGAGTCCTGCAGCATAAATGGACTGTAGAGCTCTTGGTTTATTTAGAAATcagtttcttttattattttttttatcagagaATTTGATTTCCTTGAACGAGCCCTGGAATGAGGTCTGGTCCTTGATCATGTAAAGCAGATCTGACTCCTCACAGAGATGCTTTCTGACATTATGACGACTGATTTCAGGGTGCATGATGGTATCCCACTCGCCCTGggttgctatggaaacacaGCCCCATCACAGAGctattttgctttctttttttaatccttgAATTATATTACCTTAGCAGATAAGTCAAAGCGCCGCACCACAGACCTTTGTTAAGAAATAGCTTTATTCAACAGCACCATGTTCATGGGGAGATTCTGACGTGGATGATTCATTCTTACTGACTGAAAAGATCATGTGACGCAGAAGTGGTCTTGTGTAAACTGTCTGTGAAAACCAACACAGGATGTGGACAGAATAATGGAAGCACAAGGGCACAGACTTCCTTAGaataagacttttttttctttggttcatctattaatttaaaaaaaaaacactaactACATACTGGCTGGCAAAATTATCCTTTGAACTAAAAAAACCCCCTCAAATTCTCATGTTCTTGTTGGCAAGGCCATGACGTGAAAAACTATTGCTATTCAAATCACTGAGGGACCAGCCTGTCTTAAATTATCACTCTGGCTTGGTCTGTAGTCACAAGGAAAGAAACGCAGCATGTGATGAGAGGAATAATTCAGGAATTATACATGAGGGATGATGATACATACAAATGAAGACAAGAAACCCGCCCTGTAGAATCACAAGCAGTCTTCACATCTAGGAGACattaacagtgtttgtgttattttgtcctTGCCTTGTATCTGTCTAAGCATAGCCAGTCACTTCAGTGGACCATTTCTGCTGAGCGGGAGGAAACATCCAAAGGAGAGATTCCTGAAAGTTATGTAGCGATGTATTGTTTGGATAGTTCTAAAACATGGGGGGTAAAGTGCAATGCAGTAGAAATGTTGTTGCCACAAGTGCTAGTCATCATTTCAACACAAAGCCTTTCAGAGCACAGAGCTGCTTTCTCGTTTTCAGACTTCTTCGCTTCATCGCAAGAAAAAGATCAAAGATGATCTCGAGGTGGAGACTCACTTTTAAACAGAATTCTTGTGTCATGAGCAACGTAGTCATCGTCTGTGTATTAAAAACTCTTTCAAAGACAAACTCTAACCTGTTGTTGTCACCAACGCTTCCTGTAGATGCTCTGACACTGAATGTGAAGCCAGTTTCTCGGACACTGTCACAGTCGCCCAAATTGATTCATTCTCATCAAAAAGCTAACTTGAGCCATTTCAGTTAAGCTTTTGCTGAACGGCAGCCACTGCAGCCTCTAGAGAACGTTATGGGACAATGCTAAATGCCAAACTATGGTTTAAGATTTAATTAAACACTCATTTAGCATTTAACTAAAACGCTAAGCTGCTGTAACAGTAGCACAATTGGAGTCGCAAAGCTGTCGGACAGCTATGTTTACCAACCTTTACTAACATTTGCCGCCGTGAGCTACTATACTAAACTCTTGAATTGAGCAACGATGTGTTTGCTTGCTTCTGAGTTCAGCTTTTCATTAGGAAGAGAAACACTGTGTAATTTCTTCTCTTCAGTCACACAGTTTTGCTTTAAAGATGCTTTTTATGAAACCCAGTCAGTGATTCTTTGACCGCTGGAGCTGATAAATCTGAGCTATGGtctgttcatgttcagtgtCATAGGAAGGCCTTGTGGTAGTCATTTTTACTATTAACCTGTACatgatgcacacatgcacaaacacacatctgctcATTGTGTTCAGAGAGCAGAATAATTGTGCTCTACTagttatttattatattatattgtttatttatgtatttctgaAGTGACAGAAGTTCATGTGCCATGTTCAGAGGGTCAACAATGTGGAGGTGCACACTTGAGAAGAAAAGATGTTTGTGGTTTGAAGCGGCAAAGCTGGAATGTAAAAgtatttgttatgttttgtggccacttgagggcagcagaaGAGCACGCCATTGTGCGATGACGCTCGTCTCCATCCTCTGGTGTCAAATGCTGTAATGGACAGGAAACCAACAGGAAGGTGTATTTGGTTTTTTATGGGCTGTTATGACTGTGTAAAgttaagttgttgttttttttttttttaaaaaaaacaatgttgtttaaaacctgtttgcatgttaaaaaaaacaaagttcataATGCAAGAGAGGACACATTGAAGGCTTTGTACTATTGTAATATTGTTGATGTGTAAATATATGCCCATGTTTGGtatgttgttattatttatcagttgtaaatgaaaaaaaagtcaaccaCAAAGCAATACGTCTCCCCTTGTGTCCCCTCAACCTTCTGACAGCTGAAGCCACATGTCTTTTCTAAAGCTGCGTTTTACTATGTCAGAATAtgactgaaatgaataaattataggttttatgtgacattttccGGGTGTGTGGTCCTTTTTGCCTGTCAGACACCGTGTAGTGTAGTAAAAGTGTTTCCCACGTGCATGACCAATGATGTCGCACcaacagtacaaacacagttATGTAAAACATATAACAGAAAGTTAACTTTCTCTGCACAGTCCTGGATAACATCCGGCAGCACAGATCACGTACTCCAAAGACTTAGAGACTATGACACCAGCATGCTTATCGTTTGGTCTGGCTCTAGGTGCCATGTCTCCTTCAGATGACCATCAAGTGAGGCTGCAGCGTGGCAGCTTTCTCATGTTCTGGCACGAATTCAACAGCCGCTGATGCAGAACTccactgtgtgtcagagggagCCAACCTGGTGTCCATCCACAGTCCGCATGAACAGAATGTCAGGCCCGACCAAG of the Chelmon rostratus isolate fCheRos1 chromosome 16, fCheRos1.pri, whole genome shotgun sequence genome contains:
- the rapgef5a gene encoding rap guanine nucleotide exchange factor 5 isoform X2; translation: MLLDDFLLTYLVFMSTNDLCQALLGHYSSVRCRGQEEGKDALFRKRKVLQLVSHWSRLYKDFLKEEEHVRSFMKTLYRCVLEDLYEFPTLEKDLKEFQKLLRRRHTVEDCPPNQKSKQMYQQLSLKENVLQLRSPSTETREVICCVYVSADSYLSVHTHPSMEAHELLRIVGLKMDRAEEDMVLAVASHTGERRVLQPSDCVYSESLTPQGKLMACRRDLTEILPPLTDSAELSRRPVRLLGINTWDVAAALTHLDWSLFKSIHEQELVYYTLSRAPGTGHTAALSVLLQRCNEVQQWVMSEVLMCVSLNKRVQLLKKFIKIAAHCKAQRNLNSAFAIIMGLNTAAVSRLNQTWEKCPGKFKKLFSELELITDPSLNHKAYRESFKRMKPPKIPFMPLLLKDITFIHEGNKTFHDNLVNFEKLHMIADTVRMIRHCQSDQPGNEVIGVDSAEVRASVHYLHIIDNQQTLFELSHKLEPRA
- the rapgef5a gene encoding rap guanine nucleotide exchange factor 5 isoform X1 — its product is MEDSEPAEDGLLAGLRWNRSARDQAQLKHKIRDLPGLLKHGLHLRKKSQSPDTIPGPSTGPTVHKSCSQSFPCAGRTVRNAFLSHGPYPAKDKIHLARIIRRSYVGVELVQWLCEQCVYVRCRTTAVRVWQVLLELGVLLSVDQRVVFSDSNSYYQFSFEECDSASCEFRSNEGEWPEAVRLLLQLAPYVQFRSGGGANSPSEEDSEGNRDICSEILQMKALERLTSTVQSELAAALARKTRKALSEQDSETTEMSQQEPRTPSEESSPLGGVCALRGGGGGSGVGGGGMGTCGREELTSRLGLEAVQRLAKDGCRLLQNHNYRLPDRNQAEAVGRVCLKERGRDVLVLQRVTSSVTSPSDRPSPTSSGGGSREEDCDKRYVVVSGTPLKILEHLLSDLRLDDQRGAPESRESEMLLDDFLLTYLVFMSTNDLCQALLGHYSSVRCRGQEEGKDALFRKRKVLQLVSHWSRLYKDFLKEEEHVRSFMKTLYRCVLEDLYEFPTLEKDLKEFQKLLRRRHTVEDCPPNQKSKQMYQQLSLKENVLQLRSPSTETREVICCVYVSADSYLSVHTHPSMEAHELLRIVGLKMDRAEEDMVLAVASHTGERRVLQPSDCVYSESLTPQGKLMACRRDLTEILPPLTDSAELSRRPVRLLGINTWDVAAALTHLDWSLFKSIHEQELVYYTLSRAPGTGHTAALSVLLQRCNEVQQWVMSEVLMCVSLNKRVQLLKKFIKIAAHCKAQRNLNSAFAIIMGLNTAAVSRLNQTWEKCPGKFKKLFSELELITDPSLNHKAYRESFKRMKPPKIPFMPLLLKDITFIHEGNKTFHDNLVNFEKLHMIADTVRMIRHCQSDQPGNEVIGVDSAEVRASVHYLHIIDNQQTLFELSHKLEPRA